A region of the Candidatus Bathyarchaeota archaeon genome:
CTGTAGCCGAGGCAGTCCCGCGGGCTGGAGAGTCCGATATCCCTGAGGATCTTCTCGTCTTGAGCAGCTGCCTTCAATTGTCGTATCACGTAAAGGTTAAACCTGTCTACTTCGTCGTCTAGCTGGACGACTTCTTGTGCAAGATTTCTATCCAAGCTCCTTAACGCCTTTATTGCGTCTTCATGCATGGATGCGGCTATCAGGCACATGCGTCTCAAAGCGCTTTCAACAGAGATCTCTGGATAGCCTATCAGTATTTGCATTTTAATTTCGTTCGGGGTCTCCGAAATTATTTCTGTGCCAACTAATTTTTTACGAACTAAATCCTTTATTGCGTTTCTTTGCGCTGCGCTTATCCGTTCATCCTTGGCCAGCACCCTTATCGAGCTATATCCGACTAGGTATAATGATATGATCTGCCTTGTTATTATGTCTGGGTCATCACTCTCCGAGATCTTTAGGGTTGCCTCAAAATTCTTTGTCTCGGTCTTCGCCACTTCTTTAGGTGTTAAGATTAGTGAGCCATTTTTTTGTGAGACGATTATCTGGCTTCCGGCGTTTAATCCATGCGAAGTTACCCATTTCTTTGGAAGGGAAATAATGTACGTGGATTTTCCAGTAAATTGTATTTTTCTTATCTCTTCAGCTGATTGATCCATCATATTTAATGATCCCATCTATATAGTCAATCTATCACTATATTATCTAATCAGGAAACCTATAAGTTTTTTCTGACATAAATATAGTGCCCGAGGTGAAATAAATGAGCAAGGGTAAGTATAGAGGTGTTTCCAATGTTGTTTCAATAGGCGCGATGATTATATTTTTGATAGTCGGGCTAATCGCTGGATACTATATAGGCGCCAGTACAACGGCCACGCCGCAAGAACTTCTGGAGGATAGTGCTTGGCGGACATCCAAAATAACTCTCTCAGGGTCAACCACAGTTCTACCAATAGCCAATGCCTGCGCAATAGTGTTCATGAACAAGTATAACGCTACCACGATCACTGTGCAAGGCGGAGGAAGTGGAGTCGGCTATAGCAATGTTATAGACGGGGTTGTGGATATAGGAATGGCTTCAAGGGAGCCGAAGAAAACAGAGATAGACAATGCCAGAAACAAGAGTGTTGACCTCTGGTTGCATCCCATAGCATTAGACGCCGTCTGCGTTGTCGTTCACCCCTCAGTTAGCAGTTCTCTGAATCTGACATTGCAGGAGGTGGGCAAAATATTCGCGGGCATATACACCTATTGGGACGAAGTTAGACCTGGACTGCCCCACAAAGAAATAGTCGTTGTCGTCAGGGAACCCGGTTCAGGCACAAGAGGCACTTTTGAGGAATATACAATGCAGCCATGGAAATATAATGTGACGGCAAAGGCAAGTGTGCAGCCAAGCAACCCGGCGGTTAGGAATAAGGTTGAGACTACACCGTATTCTATAGGTTACGTGAGCTATGGTTTTCTAAGCCAGCAAATGGTCCCCGTTGCTTTAGCAAAGGAATATGGAAAACCTTATGTATACCCAACAATTGAATCTATCGCAAGTGGTGAGTTTCCGATTTCACGATACCTATACTTTGTAACGAATGGTCAACCGCCAAGCGGGTCTCTGGCAGACAGGTTCATAGACTTCGTAAAAAGTAGTGAGGGACAGCGAATAGTTGAGGAATGTGGATACCTAATGCTGCCCTACCTGTACCCTAGACTCTAGGCGATATACAATGCTGGAAGTTAAAAAGCCTATAATAAACCGTATTTTTTTAAAGTATTTTAGAAAAGAGCCTGCCGAGATTATCTCGTTTTTCTGCGCGTCTTTTTCAATCATCATCCTATTATTGATGCTGATCTTCATAGCCAAAGAAGGCTTTCAAGCTTTTTCAACTTTCGGTTTAGACTTCATAATAGGGCAGAGGTGGGAAACAAATGAGCATTTATTTGGAGCCTTTCCCCTAATCTACGGCTCTATAATGGTTGTGTCAGGCGCTCTTGCATTAGCTATCCCGATAGGTGTTGCCACCGCAATATTCATATCTGAGGTCTTACCCTTCTCGATAAGAGACATAATAAAATCAATTATTGAGCTGCTTGCCTCCATCCCCTCAATAATTTATGGGTTCATAGGCCTAGTATACTTGGTTCCGAGAATAGCATTAGTCTTCGGAATCTCATCTGGCACCGTCGCCTTAACAGCTTCAATCTTATTGTCCATTATGATAGTACCAACGATCATATCCGTTTCAGGTGAGATATTATCCGCTGTTCCAAAGGAGTATAAGGAGGCTGCGTTAGCTCTAGGTGCAACAAGATGGCAAATGATAAGGAGCGTTGTTATTCCACTAGCTAAGTCAGGTATCCTCGCAAGCATCATGCTAGGCTTTGGAAGGGCGATTGGCGAGACGGTCGCCGTGTTGATGGTTGCTGGCAACGTGGCGATGGTTCCGACGCCTCCGTGGAATTTCCTGTCGCCAGTATACCCTTTGACAGCAGTCATAGCGATGCAGATGGGCGAAGCCGCTGTCGGAAGCCTAGAATATAGCGCATTATTCGGCCTAGGATTAATCTTGTTCATAGTGGCGTTTATCGTGAACACCGCAGCTGATCTGATCATAAAAAAGGAGATAAGGAGTGGGGGTCGTAGAAAATGAGAAGATTGTATAAGGAAAACGTGATTTTTGCGGCTCTTGGGATCCCGACTGTTATTTGCTTAGCTGCATTCTTCATGATTCTCCTCATTCTTTTAAGCGGTATTGGAACACTCAGGTTAGATCTCTTAACAACCAGTGCGCTGAGAGGCGGATTATTCGAAATGATCGTGGGAACCGTCTACCTACTCTTAGGTGCAATGGGGATTGCCGCTCCCATTGGAATTCTAGCCGCCATATATCTCGCTGAATATGCTCCCCGCGGGAACCTGACACGAATGATCGATCAATCCATCAACAATCTGGCTGGGGTGCCATCTATAGTTATAGGACTTTTTGGTTACACAGTCTTTTGCAGGCAATTGGGGTTGGGTATTTCACTTGCAGCTGGATGGTTGACATTAACTTTAATGATGCTTCCGATAATCATTAGGGGGACGGAGGAATCTATGAGGATGGTGCCTGAAACCTTTAAGGAAGCCGCCTTGGCGTTAGGGGCGACCAAGTGGAGTGCAATATGCTCGATGAAGGTCTCAACAGCTGCGCCTGGCATAATTACAAGCGTGTTATTAGGCATCGTTAGGGTTGCAGGAGAGACTGCGGCGATATTATTTACAGCATGCGTCATAATTACAAGAGGCCTGCCTAAATCGCCCTTAGAGCCTGTGATGGCGCTAGCGTATAATCTCTTCGTGAAAATTGCGGCTTTAGGCGAGCCGCCTGAGAAAGTATTTGGAATCGCATTAATATTATTCTTCATAGTTATCTTATTTGCTGCGGCCGCGATAGTTCTAAGGGTTTACTATAGGAGAAGACAACCATGGCTAAGATAGACATCAGGAAACTCAATGTTTGGTTTAGAGACCTTCATGTTCTAAAGGACATAGACCTGCAAATAAAGGAGAATGCGGTGACGGCGATTATGGGCCCCTCAGGATGTGGGAAAACCACTTTGATAAGGGCTATAAATAGAATGAATGAATTAATCGGCGGATGCCATACAAGCGGAGAGGTATACATAGACGGCAAGAACATTTATGATGAAGATACGAATGTGTATGAGTTGCGAAGAAAGGTTGGGATGGTTTTTCAGAAACCAAACCCCTTTCCAAAGTCTATCCGCGAAAATGTGGCATTTGGGCTCAAGATTCATAAAACTGTAAGCCATAATGATATGGATAAAGTGATAGAGGAAAGCCTTAGAGAGGCCGCGCTCTGGGAGGAAGTTAAGGATAGGTTGGATGATGATGCCTTCAGCCTGTCTGGCGGTCAGCAGCAGAGGCTCTGCATCGCAAGAGCATTGGCGGTGAAACCTGAGATTATACTTATGGATGAGCCCTGCAGCGCCCTTGACCCTATTGCCACGGCGAAGATAGAGGCCTTAATCAGGCAGCTAAGTGAGAAGTACACAGTCGTTATAGTTACGCATAATTTGCAGCAGGCTGCTAGGGTCTCTGATTATGCGGCTTTTATGTATTTGGGTCAGGTGATAGAATATGATGAGACTCGACGAATATTTGAGAATCCGAAGAACGAGTTGACTGAGAAGTATATTACTGGAGAATTTGGTTGAGGTGTAAAATTGTGAGTAGGATTATTGATGCCGGCCTTGAAGAGCTTTCGGCTACACTTCACAAGATGGGAAAACTTGCATATCGTATCGTCTCAATGTCCTTGACGGAGTGTCTTGAGGGTGAAGACCTACACGAGGAGGTCCGCGAAATGTCTGATATGCTTGTTGCTATGGCTGATGATGTTGAAGACAAAGCGTTTGAGCTCATCGCGAGGTTTCAGCCAGTGGCCTCGGATTTGAGAACAATAAAATCCTACATGAAAATAGCCTACGACTTCGCCCGTTTTGGAAGGTATGCGCTCGACATATCCTACACGAACAAGCGGCTGGAAGGTGTGAAGAGCTGCGAGAAATGGGTGAACTTGCATATTCATGAGATGGGTGAGAGAACGCTGGAGATGATAAGATTAAGTGCTGACGCTCTTAGGAGCCATGACCCCAAACTTGCTGAGAAAATATCTGAGAAGGAAAATGAGGTGGACAACCTGTATTTTGATTTTCTTAATAAGTTGATGGAAGAGAAGGACGCCGCGATCAGGTGTGTGGTTTCAAGCGTCCTAATAGTTAGATATCTAGAACGGATAGCAGATCATGCAACTTACATCTGCGAATCGATAATTTACATCGCAACAGGGAGGAAGGTTGTTTTAAGATGATCTCTCGTAACAAATCCGGTTTTCGGATTGTAGGGAGGTGAAGATTGTTGGAGAAGAGAAGCTACTCTTGGTTTGAGAAGCAACGCAAGACCAGGGCGCTGGAACTGGCAGAGAGACAGATAGTGAAGGCTCTTGACACGGTGACGCAGTTGCAGAAGGCTGTCCAGAGTCTAACAGTTGGAGCCAAGGAGGAAGCGGACCAAAATATAGAGCGTCTATTCAAGACCGAAGAAGAAGTTGACAACTTGAGGAGAGAGATCTTCAAAGAGATGTCAAAGCATATCGCATTGTATGCGGATTACCGCGAAGACATCTTGCACCTCGTCAAAAGGCTGGATACCTTCGCAGATTTTGTAAAGGACGCTGCGAGGTGTCTGAGGGTTCTTCAGGATACGCAGGTGCCGCGAGAGATAATTCAGAGTATCTTGCAAATGACCTCGACATTAGCTGAGTGCACATCAGCCCTTCGAGCAAGCATAGAGAACGTCTTGTCCGCCAGGGATGAAGCTTTGAAATATGCATCGAAGGTTGAGGAGATCGAAGACGAGATAGATAAGGAATACTTGGCGATAAAAAAGATGCTCATAACCTATGGGGGGCAAGTGAACGTCGGGGCCTCTATAATCGTTGACGACCTTATAGAATTTATAGAGCAAGCGGCGGATATGTGCGCGGACACCGCGGATTATATTGTTATACTCTCAAGTGGATAATGAAAATGAAATAAGCAACCATTCGGCAATAACAACGATAAATGCTTCTCTCAGCAATTGCTTATCATCTTACTTGATTCCGAGCACAATTTCTCTTTTTCTAAGAAATTAATACTGTATTATGGATTTCACAAGCTTAATTGGTGGAAGAATAGGTGATATTCCTCTAGGCGAGAGCGTTAAGGGTATCTACTTGTGGATGGCGTATACGCGTTTCTTTGGGCTGTTCCGTTGACTTTAACCCTTTTGCTTATTCTTATCGTTCTTCACATGTATCGGCAGGATGGGAATAAGCAGAAGTTGATGTTCATTATAAGTTTGGGATTCGCCTTTGTTGGCGGTGTCCACTCAATGTTGAAGTCCGCTGGTTTTTCAACCTTCTTGGAGAGATCCTATCAGTGGTCGTTTATGCCTATCACATTTGCTATTTTATTGGCAAGTTTATCCACCCTTTTAAAGATGAAGAGTTTTGATAAGCCGTTCAGATGGTTTCTAGGTGTTGCAGGCTTGTCTGCAGTTATGTTGGCGTCGCCGTTCTCGCTTGGAGCCGAGTATGAAATGCTGTATCTCGTCTTGATCTACACGTTGGCCTTACTCGCATTTCTGATATTGCTCTTCCTTGTGGTGAGAAGACGGGATCTAATAGCCTTCCTTTTTCTGCTGACGCTTCTATCCTACATGCTCACTGGGATCTCGGTTGGGATGGGCTGGGCTGAGGAATTAACGATTGTCTTCGCGTCCTATGGGCATGTGCCGATGGGCTTAGTATTCGTGGTTAGCAAACACTTCGGAAGCAGCCTCGCGTCCTTAATGGTTGTTCAAAAAGAGCTTGAGGAGACTAGGAGAAAATTAGATGCTGCGCAGGAGAAACTTTTGAAGGCTGAAAGGTTAGCGGCAATAGGCGAATTGGCATGCATGGTTGGACATGATCTGCGGAACCCCTTAACCAGTATGGCTGCCGCTGCGCATTACATAAACGCCAAAGCCTCTTCTAAGCTTAGTGGGAGGGAAAGAGAGATGCTTGGGATAATACTTGAGGGTGTGAAACGTGCCGACAAGATCATCAACGACCTATTGGACTATTCGCGGGAAGTCGTCATTGTGCCGAGGCAGGCGGAGCTGAGGCAGATAATAATGGAGGCTCTACGTTTAGCCAGGGTTCCTGAAAAGGTTGATGTC
Encoded here:
- a CDS encoding ATP-binding protein; amino-acid sequence: MDGVYAFLWAVPLTLTLLLILIVLHMYRQDGNKQKLMFIISLGFAFVGGVHSMLKSAGFSTFLERSYQWSFMPITFAILLASLSTLLKMKSFDKPFRWFLGVAGLSAVMLASPFSLGAEYEMLYLVLIYTLALLAFLILLFLVVRRRDLIAFLFLLTLLSYMLTGISVGMGWAEELTIVFASYGHVPMGLVFVVSKHFGSSLASLMVVQKELEETRRKLDAAQEKLLKAERLAAIGELACMVGHDLRNPLTSMAAAAHYINAKASSKLSGREREMLGIILEGVKRADKIINDLLDYSREVVIVPRQAELRQIIMEALRLARVPEKVDVEISMENLPSVTVDAEKMRRVFLNLMQNAIDAMPNGGTLRIRGKKIGEEIQVAFEDSGVGMSKEIQEKIWSPLFTTKAQGMGLGLPICKRFIEAHGGRISVKSKPGKGTTFTIRIPLKPLVRKSSPPIAFPIIYD
- the pstB gene encoding phosphate ABC transporter ATP-binding protein PstB; its protein translation is MAKIDIRKLNVWFRDLHVLKDIDLQIKENAVTAIMGPSGCGKTTLIRAINRMNELIGGCHTSGEVYIDGKNIYDEDTNVYELRRKVGMVFQKPNPFPKSIRENVAFGLKIHKTVSHNDMDKVIEESLREAALWEEVKDRLDDDAFSLSGGQQQRLCIARALAVKPEIILMDEPCSALDPIATAKIEALIRQLSEKYTVVIVTHNLQQAARVSDYAAFMYLGQVIEYDETRRIFENPKNELTEKYITGEFG
- a CDS encoding DUF47 family protein encodes the protein MEKRSYSWFEKQRKTRALELAERQIVKALDTVTQLQKAVQSLTVGAKEEADQNIERLFKTEEEVDNLRREIFKEMSKHIALYADYREDILHLVKRLDTFADFVKDAARCLRVLQDTQVPREIIQSILQMTSTLAECTSALRASIENVLSARDEALKYASKVEEIEDEIDKEYLAIKKMLITYGGQVNVGASIIVDDLIEFIEQAADMCADTADYIVILSSG
- a CDS encoding phosphate ABC transporter substrate-binding protein, giving the protein MSKGKYRGVSNVVSIGAMIIFLIVGLIAGYYIGASTTATPQELLEDSAWRTSKITLSGSTTVLPIANACAIVFMNKYNATTITVQGGGSGVGYSNVIDGVVDIGMASREPKKTEIDNARNKSVDLWLHPIALDAVCVVVHPSVSSSLNLTLQEVGKIFAGIYTYWDEVRPGLPHKEIVVVVREPGSGTRGTFEEYTMQPWKYNVTAKASVQPSNPAVRNKVETTPYSIGYVSYGFLSQQMVPVALAKEYGKPYVYPTIESIASGEFPISRYLYFVTNGQPPSGSLADRFIDFVKSSEGQRIVEECGYLMLPYLYPRL
- the phoU gene encoding phosphate signaling complex protein PhoU, with protein sequence MSRIIDAGLEELSATLHKMGKLAYRIVSMSLTECLEGEDLHEEVREMSDMLVAMADDVEDKAFELIARFQPVASDLRTIKSYMKIAYDFARFGRYALDISYTNKRLEGVKSCEKWVNLHIHEMGERTLEMIRLSADALRSHDPKLAEKISEKENEVDNLYFDFLNKLMEEKDAAIRCVVSSVLIVRYLERIADHATYICESIIYIATGRKVVLR
- the pstC gene encoding phosphate ABC transporter permease subunit PstC codes for the protein MLEVKKPIINRIFLKYFRKEPAEIISFFCASFSIIILLLMLIFIAKEGFQAFSTFGLDFIIGQRWETNEHLFGAFPLIYGSIMVVSGALALAIPIGVATAIFISEVLPFSIRDIIKSIIELLASIPSIIYGFIGLVYLVPRIALVFGISSGTVALTASILLSIMIVPTIISVSGEILSAVPKEYKEAALALGATRWQMIRSVVIPLAKSGILASIMLGFGRAIGETVAVLMVAGNVAMVPTPPWNFLSPVYPLTAVIAMQMGEAAVGSLEYSALFGLGLILFIVAFIVNTAADLIIKKEIRSGGRRK
- a CDS encoding AbrB/MazE/SpoVT family DNA-binding domain-containing protein, whose amino-acid sequence is MMDQSAEEIRKIQFTGKSTYIISLPKKWVTSHGLNAGSQIIVSQKNGSLILTPKEVAKTETKNFEATLKISESDDPDIITRQIISLYLVGYSSIRVLAKDERISAAQRNAIKDLVRKKLVGTEIISETPNEIKMQILIGYPEISVESALRRMCLIAASMHEDAIKALRSLDRNLAQEVVQLDDEVDRFNLYVIRQLKAAAQDEKILRDIGLSSPRDCLGYRVIVKSVERIADHAASIAGNVLLLEEEPNEEIFQKIMEVSIFAKTVFEDAIKSLFKRDYFMADQVISKAKTISLIESKIIREAQSKVKQTDISNMRMIMESIRRTAEYASDIAEIVLNLNINQIITA
- the pstA gene encoding phosphate ABC transporter permease PstA, producing MRRLYKENVIFAALGIPTVICLAAFFMILLILLSGIGTLRLDLLTTSALRGGLFEMIVGTVYLLLGAMGIAAPIGILAAIYLAEYAPRGNLTRMIDQSINNLAGVPSIVIGLFGYTVFCRQLGLGISLAAGWLTLTLMMLPIIIRGTEESMRMVPETFKEAALALGATKWSAICSMKVSTAAPGIITSVLLGIVRVAGETAAILFTACVIITRGLPKSPLEPVMALAYNLFVKIAALGEPPEKVFGIALILFFIVILFAAAAIVLRVYYRRRQPWLR